A genome region from Jeotgalibacillus aurantiacus includes the following:
- the nusA gene encoding transcription termination factor NusA, producing the protein MSTELLDALTYLEKEKGIDRNVLIEAIEAALVSAYKRNFNQAQNVRVDLNLDNGSMRVFARKEVVDEVFDSRLEIAVADAQEIAPSYEVGDIVELEVTPRDFGRIAAQTAKQVVTQRVREAERGIIYTEFVDREDDIMTGIVQRQDHRFIYVALGKIEALLPLNEQMPNESYKPHDRIKVYITKVERTTKGPQIFVSRTHPGLLKRLFEIEVPEIFDGTVEIKSVSREAGDRSKISVHSDNEEVDAVGACVGSKGGRVQAIVNELKGEKIDIVEWSEDPVVFVANALSPSKVVDVQVNEDEKATTVIVPDYQLSLAIGKRGQNARLAAKLTGWKIDIKSETDAREMGIYPRDDQPLFSEDEMDNSFHYSDDDIE; encoded by the coding sequence ATGAGTACAGAATTACTGGATGCGCTGACGTATCTGGAAAAAGAAAAAGGAATTGACAGAAACGTCTTGATTGAAGCGATTGAAGCAGCTTTAGTATCTGCATACAAACGCAACTTCAACCAGGCGCAGAATGTCCGCGTGGATCTTAATCTTGATAACGGGTCAATGCGTGTTTTTGCAAGAAAAGAAGTGGTGGATGAGGTATTTGATTCACGACTCGAAATCGCTGTTGCTGATGCGCAGGAAATTGCTCCTTCCTATGAGGTTGGGGATATCGTTGAGCTTGAAGTAACGCCGCGTGACTTCGGGCGCATTGCTGCCCAGACAGCTAAGCAGGTCGTAACGCAGCGTGTCCGTGAAGCAGAGAGAGGTATTATTTATACTGAATTTGTTGATCGTGAAGACGATATTATGACGGGGATTGTGCAGCGACAGGATCACCGCTTCATTTACGTGGCGCTTGGAAAGATTGAAGCATTACTGCCTTTAAATGAGCAAATGCCGAATGAATCCTACAAACCGCACGACCGTATTAAAGTGTATATCACGAAGGTTGAGCGTACGACGAAAGGCCCTCAGATTTTTGTATCAAGAACACATCCGGGTCTTTTGAAGCGTCTGTTTGAAATTGAAGTACCTGAGATTTTTGACGGTACCGTTGAGATCAAATCCGTTTCCCGTGAAGCCGGAGACCGTTCGAAGATTTCCGTACACTCAGATAACGAAGAAGTCGATGCAGTCGGTGCATGCGTAGGTTCAAAAGGTGGACGAGTTCAGGCGATTGTCAATGAGCTTAAAGGCGAAAAAATTGATATCGTAGAATGGTCTGAGGATCCTGTTGTATTCGTAGCAAACGCCCTCAGCCCATCTAAGGTTGTAGACGTTCAGGTGAACGAAGATGAAAAGGCAACGACGGTAATCGTTCCGGATTACCAATTATCCCTTGCAATCGGTAAGCGCGGTCAAAACGCACGTCTGGCTGCCAAGCTGACGGGCTGGAAGATTGATATTAAGAGTGAAACAGATGCCCGCGAGATGGGCATTTATCCACGGGATGACCAGCCTTTGTTCTCAGAGGATGAAATGGACAATTCTTTTCATTATTCAGATGACGACATCGAATAA
- the rnpM gene encoding RNase P modulator RnpM, which produces MTKKRKVPLRKCVATNEMKDKKEMIRIVRSKEGEVSIDLTGKKSGRGAYVSKDKDAILKAKKKNILGTHLEAEVSPELYEELLMLVDAGDPK; this is translated from the coding sequence TTGACTAAAAAGCGTAAAGTTCCATTAAGAAAATGTGTAGCAACGAATGAAATGAAAGATAAAAAAGAGATGATCCGCATCGTCCGTTCAAAAGAGGGCGAGGTATCCATTGATCTGACCGGGAAAAAATCCGGCAGAGGAGCGTATGTTTCGAAAGATAAAGACGCAATTTTAAAGGCTAAGAAGAAAAATATTCTTGGCACCCACCTGGAAGCAGAAGTCAGTCCTGAACTATATGAGGAACTGCTGATGCTGGTGGACGCAGGAGACCCGAAATGA